Sequence from the Notamacropus eugenii isolate mMacEug1 chromosome 6, mMacEug1.pri_v2, whole genome shotgun sequence genome:
GCAGAGGTCACCCCCTTCTCTGGCCTACTTGGGAGCACCAGCCCAGCCCTACCCCCTCTCCATCAGGCCTTCCCATCCTGGGCACCTGCAGGTCAGTCTTCATGAGTGAGGCTCCTGCCTCCACAATGTAGTGGCAGATGGTGCGTTGGCGCAGGGCCGCTGCCTGATGGAGGGACGTCTCCCCACTGCAAAGGCAGCATCTAGGTGGGATCCAGGACGAGGCaatgcccctcccccaccctccaggGGACGTCACCCCCtgccctccctacctccctcccctctgaGGGGTGAGCTGTCTGGTGAGGAGCCCAGCAGCACAGGGCAAGGGTGCTCAAATACTCACTTCTCTTCTACGGCATCAATGATTTCTGTCGGGGCTAGAacatgagggaagggaggggagggaaggtcaCAGACACTCCCTGGGCAGAAAGTGGATGGAAAGGAAAGAGGCGACCCCACCCTGACTACTGCAGGAGTTAGAACTTGAGGAAAATGCAAAGGTCACCTAGTCTAAACTCATTATACAAAGCAAACAGCCCCACAAAGGGGAATCACTTGCCTACCATCCCAGAAGGAGCAGGGGAGGAGCTGGGATCTGGCCCTAAGCCTCCTAACTCAATCCAGTGCttttccctgcccccacccctagCAGTCAGGTCTAGGACTCTGCTTCCTGGCCTCTCACCATGGTCCAGGAGATAGCGGACAATCTCCTTGCTCCCAGCTCTGACCGCATGGTGCAAGAGAGTTCGGCCTCGCTCATCCCGGAGCATGAGGTCCCCCCCTGCCCGGTGGAGCTCCTGGAACTGAGGAACAGGAGGCGGGAGACTGGGGAGCCGGGCTTTCCGGCTCCTTTcgccctctccctttccccaaagggtatcctccctccccagccagcTGTCCCAAGGAGCCCATGCTCCTTTGTGGGGCCCCGGGTGGAGCGATACCTTAAAGAAATCACTGTTCTCAGCAGCTTCTATCAAGCCTTCACCTACAGAACCAAAGCCGCAGGTCACCGGCGCCCCCCGCTCTCGCCCACCCTCCCAAACTGCCAATATTCAACAACGTGGCACATCTTTGCATTTATTGGCTTTCTCCTCCGGCTGCAAAGGTCCCTCCCATTCAAATGGGAGCTTACTGGGAGAGGGATGCAAGGCTTCATACCTGCCCATGGACTTTATGGGAGCTAGGGGAAGGATGGGCTGGtccaggagaggggagggggtctGGTGGCCATCTAAGGGCCTTTGGAAGACTGGCTGATGAAAAGAACTTCCTGTCCTTCACCCTCTGCCAGCTTTACCAATGTGGGCCTCTGGCTAGGGTCCCCCCTCTCCCACCCACCACTCTTCACCTCTATGTCCAGAGCCCCCACAGAGAGAGAAGGCTCCTCACCTTTGAGGGGCATAGTGTCCCCGTGGTCTGGCCTGAGAATAGAGGAGGGGAAGACCAGGCTGTCATTTGGGGCTAAGATCACTCCCCCCATCCCACAAGCCCCCCTCTTCCCTGCATGGCCAGGGACTCTCTGGACAAGGTGGAGGTGCACACCTGGGCCTGGGAGATGGGGGTGGTGGAGAGGTGGGGCCAGGGCTCTGGGGGGTCTCAAGGGCAGGCCTAGCAGGGGTGCCCAGCAGTTCTGGGTCCAGCACATAGAGTTCGTCCTGTGCAATCTCCGTCACGTAGTTGAGATGTTCCTGTAAGGAAGTCTCTAGTCAGGCCTAGGCCCTCTGCCACAGCAGGGGCTCCTTGGGAAGGCATTCTGTCTGCACCCCTCTTGTAGACTTAAATATAGATTTAGTGACACATTGATTATGAAATAACCCCTATATACAttctatgtttgtgtgtgtgtccaccCGCCCCTcccaataaatgtttatggaccaAGCCCTCTTCTCAAGGCTGTGTATCACTCTTTTCTCTGACTTATCTCCATAAATGGCACCAGGGGGCAGCAGAGTGCACAGACGGCAGGACCTGGATGGAGTTTGAATCCAGTCTCGGACAccttctacctgtgtgaccctgggcaagtcatttcgctgcttgcctcagtttcctcatctgtaagatgagctaaagaaggaaacggcaaaccactccagtacctttgccaagaaaaccccaaatgaggccacCAAGATTTGGTGAGGAGAGAAAGGCCTGACTCCCCTGCTTCCAACTGAGCTCCGTGGAGCAGGGGCTGTCTTCTCCACAGCAGAGCACAAGGCTTGATgttcagtaggtgcttaataaggatGGGGTTTTCTGATTCTGTCCCTGTCCCCATGGGTCTGTGCCCGCCCCCCTCCCCGGCCAGGCCCAGGATCCTCTGGCTCTCATTGTTTGGAAGGTGGGATCTGGGATCTGGAACCAGAGGCCTCTGCTTCATTTCTTTGGGACTGTGTCCTTTCTAGCCTGGGCTGGTCCCAggctcttccctccctctcagtCCCTCTTCTTCTGCAGATACTCTCCCTGGGCAGACATCAGGGCCTCCATCACCCTCACCACCAGTCCCATTTCAGCCTGGCTGCAGACTTGTCCCATCCTGCTCCATCTCCTAGCCCAACTGGCCTACAAGCTATTCCCTGAAACTGGCtttgtttcctgactccaatccttTGACCAGGCTGTGCTGGGCCTAGAGggctggaatgcactccttccctcccccagtctacccccttcaaaactcagctcagaaGAGGGCTTCTGTGGTAAGACAGTTTCCTTCACGCTCTCTGCTTCCCCCAAACCGACTCTACTTGCAAAAGTCAAGCTGTTCTGCGGGGGCAGGTTCATGTTTGTCTTTGCTCCAGGGGCCTCCAACATCAGAGGTGCTGACTGCACCCTAAGACCTGCTGCCCGTCCCCCACCATACCCCCTCAGCTGTCATCTAGCCCTTCTCCCACCAGTTCCAGAGCAGTCTCCAAATGAGTCCCACTGATTTTCCAGTGTCTCCATGTTTCACTCCCCACCCCACACGAGATCCCTCCCTGCCCCTTTGACTCAGCTCCCTCAGAACCCTGGGCAGacaagtcccttcctctctctcggCCAATGAGAGAAGAAGCCGTGCTTGGTCTGCTCCTCAGAGTGAGCCTTCCACACGTGGATCTTTATTCCTGTCCTCCCACATCTCCCCTTCCCGGGGACCTCGACAGCTTGCCACCAGTTCCCCTGACTACAAGGAAGACCCAAAACTACAGACCCTGCAAAGcccaggagagggagagggggagagaaagagagagacagagactgttCGGGCTGGGGGTCTCTCTGGGGCATGATCACAAAGCTGAGGGGGAAGCTCAGGCAGGAGGCCCTTCTTTGTACTTGCCTGGGCTCGATCTATCCTGTAGAATCGATTGGCTGTAGTAGCTGTGGGAGAGAAAGGGGCATGAGGAGCTCTGGGgactctcttccccttcctgccTGAGCTTCTCCACCCAGGAAGGGGCACAGCCCTTCTGGGCATCACCAGGACAAAGCGCTGCCTGGGCCACTCCTGGGCAGGGACTCACCATCCAGGAAACACCAGTTGGGCGACAGTTTCTGGCCTGACACAACCTTGGCTCCTGCTCCATTGGGTTCCtgatgggaagaagggaaggtgagGGGCTGGGCCTGCAGTCTGGCATGAAGGAAAGGCTGGGACATGGAGTACTGTATGGGCAAACCCTCCTCACCCCCTGCTGCAGTCGCTCAACGTGGGTCCGACAGAGCTCCAGGTCACTGTCCCCTGGCACCACCACAGTGCCCAGCGGCACGGCTGTGGAGACAACAGAGCATCCGTCATCCTTGGGGCTGGGCCTGGGGCCGTGGACCTGCCACCCTTTGCCCCTATCCGAGCTCACGCACAGGCCTCCTTGAGCTGCTCCTTGTCGTAGTGCAAGGCCTCGTAGTCATGCATGCTGACCCGGCGTAGCTGGATCCGCAGCTGCTCAGGGACAGGCTGCTGGCTGTGGCACAAGGGGCCAGAGGGATAGTGATCAGGGATGGGAAAGTGGTCAGGGGGTCAGGGGCAGGAGGTCCGCCAGAGGGAGAGCAATCAGGGATGGGCAAGTGGTCAGGGAACCCCAGCTGGGGCCAAAGGGAGAGCGttcaggggagaaagagagaaagggcgAGATAGGCGGGGGTGGCTAGCAGGCAAGGGCCAGGTCATACTCGCTGTGCAGGGGCACGGAGCTCCTCCGCTTGGCCTTCTGCACCATTGTGGCCTGGTTGCGCAGGGCGATGCGAATGCAGGATGCAGCCAGCTTGCAGGGCTCCCCATCCACCTGCACTGGGATGGCCTTGGCTGTCGTGAGTACCACCTCACGGCACTGGGTGAGACGTTCGCCGTGCCCACCCACCTGGAGAGCAGCCTGTAGGCACAGCAGAGCTCTGCCACCACTGGCCCCTGCCCTTTGGGTCCATCTATCTTTACTGCCCCAGGATACCAGAGGGACCCACAGGGCACCCTCTGGACAGGCCGTGCCACCTGTgcccgccccccccacccccgtgTTCTGGGGGCTGAGTGCACTTCTTACCAGTGACGTCATGGTGAAGCCGATGACCTCGAGGTAGCCATCATCATGCCGCTGGGGCTCAAAGTCATGGTGGTCACCAGGGTGGCCCCAGGGCATGGTGCCCGCACAATACCTGTGAGGGACAGAGACAGTGAGGGGCAGACCCTGGGGTCCAGAGGGCAAGGCCAAGGACTCCTGGCAGTTTCTCTCACCTGGGGATATTCAGGAAGACGATGCACTGGGGCTTCAGGTCCTGGATCTTGGGTGTCAGGTCTGTGCCATCACACTGTAACAACCCCCGTGTGGGTGAGGGGGTTGGCAGAAGGGCTGCTCTCCCTGCTCCTTGGGGAGAACCCGTCCTGGCTCCCTGGCTCTAACCAATGGGTCTCCTGGAGGATCGTGAGCAGGGTGCCCAGTTGAGGGGtcaaggggaggaggaaggagactCACCACCACTCGGATGTGCTTGGCCAAGTCTTTGGAGCTACCCATGAGGAAGTCGGAAAAGGCCGTCTGTCAAGAGCAGAAGGAAGGCATCACATCTGCTCCTTGGAGGCCTCCATCCTGGGGAATCCCAGGGAGGTCGTGCAGGGGTCAAGTGGCCAGGAGACCACTGGGGGAGtgcactggacttgggagtctCAGCTCCGCCATTTACTGGGCcgttctctctgtctccatcttctctataaaatggggacaggaCTCTtacactacctacttcacagggttgttgcaaacCTTCTAGAGACACAGAAAACAGAGCTGTTCGTTTCAGGGACACTGGGGCTGACATTTGCTGAGGGAAACCTCTGTGGGGCAAGACCTAGAAAACAATGTGGCCTAGGGACCATGGCAGGGTTGGCCTCTGGGGGGTGCCTGAAGCCCTGGGCTGGGGGTGGCACAGCTGATGTGATAAGCATCCATAAGATTGTGCCACAGGCCACCTGCACAGGAGGGATGGCAGAGGGGGGCACTCAAGGGGCCCTGCCAAGCCCCAGGCTTACCCCAGCATAGAACATCTTGTTCCGAAACCGGCTATTGAATTTTTCTGGATTGGCCTCTATAtaagcagagaagagaaaggcaagGGTCACTGAAGCCCACAATTTCTTCTCAGGGGAGGGAGGTCCCAGAGTCCTCTCCTACCTGGACCCCCCAGAGTAGGCCCATTCCTGCCTCCTAGCTCTGTTCCTCAGGGGAACACACTCCACAACCCCCTTTCCCCAACACCCCATTCTCCTTATTGGGACGAAGCAATTCCAGAGTCACCAACCTCGAGACTCATGAAATTCTAGGGTGACGTGGGCATCGAAGCCGAGGCTGAAGTAATTGTTAAAGACATCTAGGGGCagctacaaagaaaacaaagggagAAGCGTATGTCACAAAGAAGCCAGCactgagatacacacacacacacatacacacgcacacacatacacacacatgcacacacacacacgcacgcatgcacacgcacacctgcacacacgcacgcacacgtacacacatgcacacacatgtgcatgtgcacacacgcgcgcgcacacccccccacacatgcacacacgcccCCCCCACACACCCCACGCACATGCATAcccacacacacgcacgcacgcacacgcacatgcacacacacgcacacgcacacagacacacacacccccacacaccaTGAGCAGGGTGGTAGGGCCAGACAGGTGTGGTATGTGGGGAAGGGTATGTGTGGGGGTCCTCTTTCCTGAGGGCAGACCAGGGAGCCACTCTTGGGGAAGGCTGGGGACCCAGCACCAGGGGCTGTGGCTAGGGAAGgtcatgtggcagccctgcccccaagccCGGGCTGACCCTGTCAGTGGCCCCCTCATCCCGGTCGTCAGGCCCAGCCTCCAGATTGGGCTCTGCTCGCAGGTCCCAGCGGTCCAGCTGCACGACATTGCCCTCCTCCACATGGGACAGGATCTTGGACACTGGCTCATCCGTGTAGCCCTGAGGAACCAGGGAGCACGGGCATGGAACGGCTGCCGGCCACAGCCACAGTGACCCTCCTCTCAGAACAATCTTCCTGCCTCTCAGACCGGCCTTCCTCCTCCACAATTGTTCTGCCCCAAGTTCTCACCCCGCCCCAGTTGAGGGTCCGGGCCAGGTCATTGCCAGTGCCGAGGGGTAGGATGGCCACAGGTGGGGGTGGCTTCAGACGCAACTGGTCCAGGGTGGAGAGGATCCAGCCAAcctgagggagaaggaggggagtgTGGGCCTCAAGCTTAGGCCCAGCCTCCCCCAAGCCTGCAGCCTCAGTGGCCACCAGGAGCTCACAGAGGGATGTGTGTGAACCCACCGTGCCATCGCCCCCACACGCCAGGATGCGAAGGTTGTGCACTTTTCGGTACATCTCCAGTCTGTGGGTTAAAGGCAGGGCAGAGAAACTGAACAAAGCAGAGGGCAGTGGCCCCAGCCCTACAAGAGATCACCAGCTCCTCAGTGCTCCCACTCAGGTCCTACCCATAGACACCCAGGTACTCACGCCTCCTTGGGCCCACCCTGGCTCAGGTCAAAGACTTGCCGTGGGTTGAGATACCAAAGAAAGGACTGGATGATCTTAGAGCCCTGGGGGAAACAGAAGGTGGGGAGAAGGTCTGGAGAGAAAGAACTGGGGGAGGATGGAGGTAAAAATAGGGAAAAGACTTGGGAACTGGGCTGGCGAATTCATGTGGGAGGCAAGGAGGCAGGAACCAGGACTACACAGAGGACTCAGAGGGACATTCGTCCCCTGAGCCATCTCTCCTTTTACCACCAATAGTTTTGGCTCCAGAAAAGGGGCATGACCTGGAAGGGTATGATGGCGGGAGGACTGGGCCTTACCTGATTGCCCCCACTCTTGGGGTTCACAAATACCAGCAGAGGCTTCATGAGGGGGGACGGGGTAGGTTTGATGATGAAAGGTTTCCAGCGGCCCTCCTACAAGACATTGAAGGTACAGAGAGCTCTCCTTCCCAGCAGCCCTTGCTGGTGCAGCCCCCACTGCCTCAGCCTCCGGACAAGCCCATCTGCATGTCCACACCACACACAGCCTGTGAAGCCCATCTCACACAGGAGGCTTAgaggagtgacttgtccaaggccccACAGCTAGAGAGtatggggggagtggggggggcaGAGTGTGCGCCCAGCTCTACCTCAGGCCCCTTTTTGCTGGATTTCCTCTTGAAAGATgtcctcttcttctttttgctGACCTTGAGGGGGTTCTGCAGAGGGATGGAGCAGGGGTGTCAGCATCAGACCCATACacccaaccccagccccaggttCAGGAAGGGGCAGTCTCACCTGGGGGCGCCGGGCCCGGAGGATCCAGGTGGGGGGGATGACCACGGCGGCATGGGCCCCCAGGGAGCAGGGCTCCTCAATCTGCTGGATCATGAAGCAGGACACCTTGTTGTGGTActgcagagggaggagagagaaggaggctgACTCTGAGGGCCAGGTCTCCTGAGAGCCAGGGTACAAAGCAGACACAAGAGCTACTCACCGCCTGCTTACACCACGAACAGCTGATGGCTACGATCTCTTTGCTGTGGAAAGTGAACTTCTGCTGGAAACCCTTAGGGCAAACAAGGGAGAGTCAGTGAGGGGGCCTCCCTCCCTGGCCACCCCCTCCTGTGATCTCACTGGAGGCACCTGATGTCAGACTGGAGATGATTTCTGTTTTCTGGATCACATTCCACAGAGAGAGAAGTTGAGGCCCTCAGAGAGGAAGTGTGGGTAAGCAATTCTACAGTGTCTCCTCTGTACGGGTGCTATCCCAAGAGATTTACAGACAGTCTCTCCCttcatcctcacaaccctgggaggtggctgctgttatcaccttcattttatagtggaggaaactgaggcaggcaaaggataagtgacttgctcagggtcactcagttaaGCAggtatctgagggaggatttgaactcaagtcttctgctCACAGGCCCAGTAGGCTGTTGCCCACCCCATGAAGAGGCAGAATTCCGAATTGTCATCACCTGGGCCCCTGTGGAGGGGCAACAGTACTGCTTTTTAATTCCCACCCCAAGCTGGCCAGACCTACTGTGCACCTGCTGCAGGGCATCCCTCCATCCCCTGAGAGCACTACCTGGCAGGCATCCCCAGTACTGATCCAGGGAATAGACCATGAGTCTATTTCTGCCAGGAGGGCCAAGGGGGGAAGGGGCACATCTGGGGCACTGTGCTCACCTTGCCACAATGTCGGCACTTGCCATCCTGACGCCGCCGATGAACCCAGTGGTGACGAACAAAGGTTGGCTGGagagagcagaggaggaagaagaggagggcaGAGCTCTGAGGGGCTGGGGACTGCCCTGGCCTCAAACCAAAGAACAGGATGTGTGCATCTCATCGCCTGGGATGCCTATCCAGAAGAGGAGGGGGCTGGGAGCATGGTGCAGGGAGGATTGGAGAGGACATCAGAAATCACTGCCccaggaggaaatggaggcaatgtGCCCCAAGCTGCACAAGGAGCACATCAAGGCTTTCACTCCAGGCCTCTGATGCCTGATTCCACGCACCTTCAGCTGTGCCCAGGGAGCCGAGGCTCTGATACAGGCTGTGTTCCACAGGCTGTAACCCTCTTCACCCTGCCCAAGGTGTAACCTGGGCAATTCCCCACCTGGTGGTGCTTTGGGAGAGAGCTAGGGTTTTGCGAGGAGGGATCCCAGGGCCCTCAAATGGGCAGCTCAGCTCACGCTCCAGACTCAGGAATCCTGAGCCCTTCTACCCCCAACACTGTCCTCCGGGTGCCCACCACAGTTCCCATCCCACTGAGGTCCTTACCTCCCGTACATTCCTAGACCCGGATTCCCGGAAGGATGGTTTACAGCGGAAGTTAATCTGCAAAGGAGCACACAGGATCAAAATGTGAGGACTGATGGCCAGTTGGTCCCAGGAGCCTCCAGGGGAAGCAAGCACAGGAGGCCACAGGCCTCTGTAGCCCAAACATCCAACCCTCCTGGCTCTGCTGTCCAGGAAGGAATCTCATTTTCATGCTTACTTATAGTAAAGCTTCTTGGGGGACCAAATTTCAATTAGAACAGGCTGCCTTTGCTTTACCCCAACTGCACAAGCTATGGGGTTCACAAAGCCAGTAGGGAGGTGGCAGAAGGATCATTCCCTTCTTTTGGCATACagggaaactgtggcccagagaggGGCTATCACTGCTTGCCTACACTTAGGTCACACCAAGGGAAGCGGGGGCACAGCTGGGTACCCCCCAGCTTCTCTGTATCCCCCTCTAACCCAGGGGGCCAGAAGGGGCCTGTGCTTTGTGCTGCTGCCATCCTAGGCCCTCTCATGCTCAGCTGGGCTCTGGCCTGCCCAGGGCCTTCCTGGCGCCAGTTTCTACATTGGCCCTGACATTTGGCTGGTCCTTTCTGCCCCTACCAGCTGATTTGGCCCCCTTTCCCAGAGAGATCCCCAAGAGGAGGAGCAGTGGCTGGGGATCCCTGGCCTAAAGCCCCACCAATCCCATCCAAGGAGGCCCATGGTCACCTTCTCCAGCTGCCCAATGCAAGGTGTGTGCACAACAATCTTGCAGGCAGCACACTTTCGTCGAGACACTGATTTCTGCTGCAGGAAGGAAGGGCACTGAGGTCAGTAGGACAGAAAGCAACAAATCTCATTTCTACCACACTTCATGGATTACAAAGCTGCTTCCTCATAACCGACTTATGAAGTAGGGAGCAGGGATGTCGCCTCCATTTACCAAAGacattgaggctcagggaagtgGGGTGGCCTGCTTGGGGCCTCACAGCTTATATGGAGGGTGTCTGAACCGAGGGCTCCAGACTGGGCAGGGCCCACATTCCAGTCTACTCTCTGACACTTGCTATGTGATCACAGACAGGtcccctccctgcccctgccACCTCATCTCCTGAAATTCAAGtgccttccccctctttctcctttgctagGCATCCTTCTTAGACCTGCACTACAgatcccaccccatcccacctccTCCTCTTACCCCACTTCACACCTTCAATCTCTCTGAGTTGCTTCTCTCCTGCCCACAGACAGGCCCAGGGCTCCCCAGCCTCCAAAGACCCTCCTCACTTGATCCCTCCATCCCAGATGGCTGAAACACCTCTTCTGCCTTCTGGAGCTAAACTCCAACAGATCATCTACAACATggcctcccctttctctcctctttgttgTTGTACAGTTGGATCCAACTCTTTAtggccccacttggggttttcttggcagagatactggagttgtttgctgtttccttctccagctcattttacagatgaggaaactgaggcaaaaagggttaggtgacttgcccagggtcacacagctagctctTCAATTGTCTCAGGCCAGGCCAGAACAACATACAGCCCTGGGGCTGCTTGTACATGCAGTGCAGGCCTGCTTTAGGCAGATTTGAGCCTGGAAGATGAGTCCACCTAAGTTCAGGCCCAGCAGCACCCTGACTGCTCCCCCCTACTCTCTTCCTAGCCCC
This genomic interval carries:
- the DGKZ gene encoding diacylglycerol kinase zeta isoform X8, giving the protein MAEAPKKGGGSMAGGGSPRDWTGLSRGAEAEEEVVRRRCWRKEGGSTRPDLSVPRLAWPRGTTEDPPVEEQFHRLNLRKQVSYRKAIAKSGLQHLAPPNPSPGAPGSEPERQIRSTVDWSETATYGEHIWFETNVSGDFCYVGEQYCVAKMLKSVSRRKCAACKIVVHTPCIGQLEKINFRCKPSFRESGSRNVREPTFVRHHWVHRRRQDGKCRHCGKGFQQKFTFHSKEIVAISCSWCKQAYHNKVSCFMIQQIEEPCSLGAHAAVVIPPTWILRARRPQNPLKVSKKKKRTSFKRKSSKKGPEEGRWKPFIIKPTPSPLMKPLLVFVNPKSGGNQGSKIIQSFLWYLNPRQVFDLSQGGPKEALEMYRKVHNLRILACGGDGTVGWILSTLDQLRLKPPPPVAILPLGTGNDLARTLNWGGGYTDEPVSKILSHVEEGNVVQLDRWDLRAEPNLEAGPDDRDEGATDRLPLDVFNNYFSLGFDAHVTLEFHESREANPEKFNSRFRNKMFYAGTAFSDFLMGSSKDLAKHIRVVCDGTDLTPKIQDLKPQCIVFLNIPRYCAGTMPWGHPGDHHDFEPQRHDDGYLEVIGFTMTSLAALQVGGHGERLTQCREVVLTTAKAIPVQVDGEPCKLAASCIRIALRNQATMVQKAKRRSSVPLHSDQQPVPEQLRIQLRRVSMHDYEALHYDKEQLKEASVPLGTVVVPGDSDLELCRTHVERLQQGEPNGAGAKVVSGQKLSPNWCFLDATTANRFYRIDRAQEHLNYVTEIAQDELYVLDPELLGTPARPALETPQSPGPTSPPPPSPRPRPDHGDTMPLKGEGLIEAAENSDFFKFQELHRAGGDLMLRDERGRTLLHHAVRAGSKEIVRYLLDHAPTEIIDAVEEKCCLCSGETSLHQAAALRQRTICHYIVEAGASLMKTDLQVPRMGRPDGEGGDTPRQRAEKAQDTELAAYLENRQHYQMIQREDQETAV
- the DGKZ gene encoding diacylglycerol kinase zeta isoform X7, which encodes MAEAPKKGGGSMAGGGSPRDWTGLSRGAEAEEEVVRRRCWRKEGGSTRPDLSVPRLAWPRGTTEDPPVEEQFHRLNLRKQVSYRKAIAKSGLQHLAPPNPSPGAPGSEPERQIRSTVDWSETATYGEHIWFETNVSGDFCYVGEQYCVAKMLQKSVSRRKCAACKIVVHTPCIGQLEKINFRCKPSFRESGSRNVREPTFVRHHWVHRRRQDGKCRHCGKGFQQKFTFHSKEIVAISCSWCKQAYHNKVSCFMIQQIEEPCSLGAHAAVVIPPTWILRARRPQNPLKVSKKKKRTSFKRKSSKKGPEEGRWKPFIIKPTPSPLMKPLLVFVNPKSGGNQGSKIIQSFLWYLNPRQVFDLSQGGPKEALEMYRKVHNLRILACGGDGTVGWILSTLDQLRLKPPPPVAILPLGTGNDLARTLNWGGGYTDEPVSKILSHVEEGNVVQLDRWDLRAEPNLEAGPDDRDEGATDRLPLDVFNNYFSLGFDAHVTLEFHESREANPEKFNSRFRNKMFYAGTAFSDFLMGSSKDLAKHIRVVCDGTDLTPKIQDLKPQCIVFLNIPRYCAGTMPWGHPGDHHDFEPQRHDDGYLEVIGFTMTSLAALQVGGHGERLTQCREVVLTTAKAIPVQVDGEPCKLAASCIRIALRNQATMVQKAKRRSSVPLHSDQQPVPEQLRIQLRRVSMHDYEALHYDKEQLKEASVPLGTVVVPGDSDLELCRTHVERLQQGEPNGAGAKVVSGQKLSPNWCFLDATTANRFYRIDRAQEHLNYVTEIAQDELYVLDPELLGTPARPALETPQSPGPTSPPPPSPRPRPDHGDTMPLKGEGLIEAAENSDFFKFQELHRAGGDLMLRDERGRTLLHHAVRAGSKEIVRYLLDHAPTEIIDAVEEKCCLCSGETSLHQAAALRQRTICHYIVEAGASLMKTDLQVPRMGRPDGEGGDTPRQRAEKAQDTELAAYLENRQHYQMIQREDQETAV
- the DGKZ gene encoding diacylglycerol kinase zeta isoform X6: MDTFFRRHFRRKGLGANLSGQRRGSGVALPTGKVRRRSSAGQPSSSLARQRRSSSQFQGCLLNCGVRTSHRRTSTVPLSHSPHLTVEQGTSQRLALTAIDTHLLGTPLLLTGLLRKNDTEEEEAEVLGLRTPQASEKELAVPQTQHVGIRPRLHMPRCLRRRRKSSHLLSTDVMYDRTIWGLHGYYRRLSQYRPPGQHLVPSSPASPLLLGHLRPLSRRRQVALKRKSAGPEAWSTLLSKAIAKSGLQHLAPPNPSPGAPGSEPERQIRSTVDWSETATYGEHIWFETNVSGDFCYVGEQYCVAKMLQKSVSRRKCAACKIVVHTPCIGQLEKINFRCKPSFRESGSRNVREPTFVRHHWVHRRRQDGKCRHCGKGFQQKFTFHSKEIVAISCSWCKQAYHNKVSCFMIQQIEEPCSLGAHAAVVIPPTWILRARRPQNPLKVSKKKKRTSFKRKSSKKGPEEGRWKPFIIKPTPSPLMKPLLVFVNPKSGGNQGSKIIQSFLWYLNPRQVFDLSQGGPKEALEMYRKVHNLRILACGGDGTVGWILSTLDQLRLKPPPPVAILPLGTGNDLARTLNWGGGYTDEPVSKILSHVEEGNVVQLDRWDLRAEPNLEAGPDDRDEGATDRLPLDVFNNYFSLGFDAHVTLEFHESREANPEKFNSRFRNKMFYAGTAFSDFLMGSSKDLAKHIRVVCDGTDLTPKIQDLKPQCIVFLNIPRYCAGTMPWGHPGDHHDFEPQRHDDGYLEVIGFTMTSLAALQVGGHGERLTQCREVVLTTAKAIPVQVDGEPCKLAASCIRIALRNQATMVQKAKRRSSVPLHSDQQPVPEQLRIQLRRVSMHDYEALHYDKEQLKEASVPLGTVVVPGDSDLELCRTHVERLQQGEPNGAGAKVVSGQKLSPNWCFLDATTANRFYRIDRAQEHLNYVTEIAQDELYVLDPELLGTPARPALETPQSPGPTSPPPPSPRPRPDHGDTMPLKGEGLIEAAENSDFFKFQELHRAGGDLMLRDERGRTLLHHAVRAGSKEIVRYLLDHAPTEIIDAVEEKCCLCSGETSLHQAAALRQRTICHYIVEAGASLMKTDLQVPRMGRPDGEGGDTPRQRAEKAQDTELAAYLENRQHYQMIQREDQETAV
- the DGKZ gene encoding diacylglycerol kinase zeta isoform X3, with protein sequence MWLPLSHISVPITYKPGGTWKGQRGSLSSPSCWLWLSRAPCTCLYLFSSVVKPLLPSPKGGSMPQTSDSRFLCPTATIPTMDTFFRRHFRRKGLGANLSGQRRGSGVALPTGKVRRRSSAGQPSSSLARQRRSSSQFQGCLLNCGVRTSHRRTSTVPLSHSPHLTVEQGTSQRLALTAIDTHLLGTPLLLTGLLRKNDTEEEEAEVLGLRTPQASEKELAVPQTQHVGIRPRLHMPRCLRRRRKSSHLLSTDVMYDRTIWGLHGYYRRLSQYRPPGQHLVPSSPASPLLLGHLRPLSRRRQVALKRKSAGPEAWSTLLSKAIAKSGLQHLAPPNPSPGAPGSEPERQIRSTVDWSETATYGEHIWFETNVSGDFCYVGEQYCVAKMLQKSVSRRKCAACKIVVHTPCIGQLEKINFRCKPSFRESGSRNVREPTFVRHHWVHRRRQDGKCRHCGKGFQQKFTFHSKEIVAISCSWCKQAYHNKVSCFMIQQIEEPCSLGAHAAVVIPPTWILRARRPQNPLKVSKKKKRTSFKRKSSKKGPEEGRWKPFIIKPTPSPLMKPLLVFVNPKSGGNQGSKIIQSFLWYLNPRQVFDLSQGGPKEALEMYRKVHNLRILACGGDGTVGWILSTLDQLRLKPPPPVAILPLGTGNDLARTLNWGGGYTDEPVSKILSHVEEGNVVQLDRWDLRAEPNLEAGPDDRDEGATDRLPLDVFNNYFSLGFDAHVTLEFHESREANPEKFNSRFRNKMFYAGTAFSDFLMGSSKDLAKHIRVVCDGTDLTPKIQDLKPQCIVFLNIPRYCAGTMPWGHPGDHHDFEPQRHDDGYLEVIGFTMTSLAALQVGGHGERLTQCREVVLTTAKAIPVQVDGEPCKLAASCIRIALRNQATMVQKAKRRSSVPLHSDQQPVPEQLRIQLRRVSMHDYEALHYDKEQLKEASVPLGTVVVPGDSDLELCRTHVERLQQGEPNGAGAKVVSGQKLSPNWCFLDATTANRFYRIDRAQEHLNYVTEIAQDELYVLDPELLGTPARPALETPQSPGPTSPPPPSPRPRPDHGDTMPLKGEGLIEAAENSDFFKFQELHRAGGDLMLRDERGRTLLHHAVRAGSKEIVRYLLDHAPTEIIDAVEENGETSLHQAAALRQRTICHYIVEAGASLMKTDLQVPRMGRPDGEGGDTPRQRAEKAQDTELAAYLENRQHYQMIQREDQETAV